One window of Chryseobacterium sp. JJR-5R genomic DNA carries:
- a CDS encoding T9SS type A sorting domain-containing protein, whose translation MFTFLMFSCSFYAYSQLVGSDVQVWEKINPVSREAARCRDENLLNFHCGIKDRLLKKYIKYSKDKSHTLSLVHASKEDEMIWENTDKNVSLGNTSYRRGKESKEIGKRPSIFSFTGMADSKKEKSDSLKIKFEDQNLYEMIFFPKKVKMADLNKIHSYLSIKYGISLEKGKYYGSDGKVVWDPEKHTAYKYRPTGLGRDDGNELYQKQSSNQADPFLAIGMNAIRRTNSENPTVIDNNNFVMWSDDNKAMSLKPERDLDVLERNWEISFMGDKIPKTDYQVRIIKEAVNPRSLPLSYWMLLKKDNGDIKKIPGIENGNFVTFNKVDFLDAFDTGDKTSFTFAVSPVKDTKPGTPNQDPRSGTLYNEKDLSLDLTKIALYPNPVKKDQNFTIVFPAMENLIISIYDGGGRLVALDKISSSAGSYVSHLPIQSSYLVNLTRDGKIIKTFKLIVE comes from the coding sequence ATGTTCACATTTCTTATGTTTTCGTGTTCATTCTATGCTTATTCCCAGCTGGTTGGTTCGGATGTGCAGGTTTGGGAAAAGATAAACCCTGTATCACGGGAAGCTGCAAGGTGCAGGGACGAAAATCTTCTAAATTTCCACTGCGGTATCAAAGACAGGCTTTTAAAGAAATACATTAAATACAGTAAAGACAAAAGCCATACGCTGAGTCTGGTGCATGCTTCAAAAGAGGATGAAATGATCTGGGAAAATACAGACAAAAACGTTTCTTTAGGGAACACCTCGTACAGAAGAGGAAAGGAATCTAAAGAGATCGGCAAAAGGCCTAGTATTTTTTCATTTACCGGTATGGCAGACTCAAAAAAGGAAAAATCCGACAGTTTAAAAATAAAGTTTGAAGATCAAAACCTGTATGAAATGATTTTCTTCCCGAAAAAAGTCAAAATGGCGGATCTGAATAAAATACATTCTTACCTCTCCATCAAATACGGGATTTCCCTGGAAAAAGGCAAATATTACGGGAGCGACGGAAAGGTGGTCTGGGATCCTGAAAAGCATACAGCATACAAATACCGGCCGACAGGATTAGGCAGGGATGATGGCAATGAGCTTTACCAGAAACAGTCCTCCAACCAGGCTGATCCTTTTTTAGCTATCGGGATGAATGCGATCAGAAGAACTAATTCTGAAAATCCTACGGTCATTGACAACAATAACTTTGTGATGTGGTCTGATGATAATAAGGCCATGTCTTTAAAGCCTGAAAGGGATCTTGATGTACTGGAAAGAAACTGGGAAATCAGCTTCATGGGAGACAAAATCCCCAAAACGGATTACCAGGTGAGGATTATCAAAGAAGCGGTCAACCCGCGCTCCCTGCCGCTTTCATACTGGATGCTGCTTAAAAAGGACAATGGCGATATTAAGAAAATCCCAGGGATTGAAAACGGGAATTTTGTTACTTTTAACAAGGTAGATTTCTTAGATGCCTTTGATACGGGAGATAAAACGTCTTTCACTTTTGCGGTAAGCCCGGTAAAAGATACCAAACCCGGTACGCCAAATCAGGATCCGAGATCCGGGACACTGTATAACGAAAAAGATCTTTCTCTGGATCTTACAAAGATTGCCCTGTATCCAAACCCGGTAAAGAAAGACCAGAACTTCACCATCGTCTTTCCGGCGATGGAAAACCTGATCATTTCTATTTATGACGGTGGCGGGCGGCTTGTTGCCCTGGATAAGATCAGCAGCAGTGCAGGATCGTATGTCAGCCACCTGCCGATCCAGAGTTCATACCTGGTCAATCTCACCAGGGACGGGAAAATTATAAAAACTTTCAAACTAATCGTAGAATAA
- a CDS encoding response regulator transcription factor has protein sequence MKTIFILEDETGIRDALQLLLSFEDYDVRSFSTVEAFNKRDLSAIPDIFILDVMLPDGSGTDVCNQLKEEPATSAIPVIIISAHAKAEHVINSCKADEFISKPFDIDDVLVKIENLIK, from the coding sequence ATGAAAACTATTTTTATCCTTGAAGATGAGACAGGCATCAGAGATGCATTGCAGTTGCTCCTGTCATTTGAAGATTATGATGTAAGATCCTTTTCCACGGTTGAGGCATTCAATAAAAGAGACTTATCAGCCATACCTGATATATTTATACTGGATGTTATGCTTCCTGACGGGTCGGGTACAGACGTATGCAACCAGCTTAAAGAGGAGCCTGCCACTTCAGCAATTCCTGTGATCATTATCAGTGCACATGCCAAGGCAGAACACGTCATCAATTCCTGTAAAGCCGATGAGTTCATCAGCAAGCCTTTTGACATTGATGATGTTCTTGTTAAAATCGAAAATCTGATCAAATAA
- a CDS encoding glycosyltransferase family 32 protein, translated as MIPKKIHYCWFGGHAKHELAEHCIASWKKIHPDFELVEWNESNAPLEDNNYVKEAFTQKKWAFVSDYVRSKVMYEHGGIYMDTDMELKMPLNEFLTETAVCGFEVKGVPYSAFWMAEPEHQLSKDFVAYYDEQEGFIERINTDIFSEMLEQKYGADRYSDTIQKLKHGVTLYPSVYFSQDLPKNYVSHHFNGSWFGGDEENTHKKMVNTYGLLERLVNSTDASKSIDSIINEHKIIDVNEVLDLFPKESIRKYLEGAASDHITE; from the coding sequence ATGATTCCTAAAAAAATACATTACTGCTGGTTTGGCGGCCATGCAAAACACGAACTTGCAGAACACTGCATTGCTTCCTGGAAAAAGATCCATCCTGATTTTGAACTGGTGGAATGGAATGAAAGCAATGCGCCTCTTGAAGACAATAATTATGTAAAAGAAGCATTTACCCAGAAAAAATGGGCTTTTGTGTCTGATTATGTCCGTTCCAAAGTAATGTACGAGCATGGCGGCATCTATATGGATACCGATATGGAACTGAAAATGCCTCTTAATGAGTTCCTTACTGAAACGGCTGTGTGCGGTTTTGAAGTAAAAGGAGTTCCCTATTCCGCATTCTGGATGGCCGAACCGGAGCATCAGCTCTCAAAAGATTTTGTAGCTTATTATGACGAGCAGGAAGGATTTATTGAGCGTATCAATACGGATATTTTCTCTGAAATGCTGGAACAGAAATATGGCGCAGACCGTTACAGCGATACCATCCAGAAACTTAAGCACGGCGTAACGCTTTACCCTTCTGTATATTTCTCACAGGATCTTCCGAAAAATTATGTAAGCCACCATTTTAACGGTTCGTGGTTCGGAGGTGATGAAGAAAATACACATAAGAAAATGGTTAATACCTATGGCCTTCTTGAGCGTCTTGTCAATTCAACGGATGCTTCAAAATCAATTGACAGCATTATCAATGAACATAAAATTATCGATGTAAATGAAGTTCTGGATCTGTTCCCGAAAGAGAGCATCAGGAAATACCTGGAAGGTGCAGCATCTGATCATATTACAGAATAA
- a CDS encoding alpha-amylase family glycosyl hydrolase encodes MEKKTDSRYQPKKYVEITSPDWVKNATIYELNIRQFSDEGSFKAIEGQLPRLKKMGIDIIWLMPVHPIGETHRKGTLGSYYSVKDYYGISAEFGTEQDFRNLVSAIHQQGMYVIIDWVANHTSWDNEIVDQHPEWYRKSRKDTFQSTRWRDYDDIIELDYSHQGLREYMTEALKFWVKEYDIDGYRCDIASFVPIDFWENVRTELDTIKPVFMLAEAEDRELHRKAFDSTYNWTLWNILHQIALNERSVKTLTEAYIAEHVSIFPKEGIRLNFIDNHDKNSWEGNPQSNFGDALNAATVFMVMMDGMPLVYNGQEAGQNRSLEFFEKDPIQWKFHENETLYTALFMLKHNNQALWNGGHGGEMVRIMNDRMDHVISFVREKNGDKVMTFINFSKESLIVQFDTSFDMGRYTNLFTGEYQGVSDTLILTMEPWEYVVLYHPEQEEL; translated from the coding sequence ATGGAAAAAAAGACTGACAGCCGTTACCAACCGAAAAAATATGTGGAGATTACCAGTCCGGACTGGGTAAAAAATGCCACAATTTACGAACTCAATATCCGGCAGTTTTCAGATGAGGGCTCCTTTAAAGCCATAGAAGGACAGCTTCCGCGCCTGAAAAAAATGGGGATTGATATCATATGGCTGATGCCCGTGCATCCTATCGGTGAGACCCATCGTAAAGGTACACTGGGCAGTTATTATTCCGTGAAAGATTATTATGGCATCAGTGCAGAGTTTGGTACCGAACAGGATTTCCGGAACCTTGTCAGCGCGATCCATCAACAGGGCATGTATGTCATTATAGACTGGGTAGCCAACCACACGAGCTGGGACAATGAAATCGTTGATCAACATCCGGAATGGTACAGGAAATCAAGGAAAGACACTTTCCAGTCTACCCGATGGAGGGATTATGACGATATCATCGAACTGGATTACAGCCACCAGGGACTGCGGGAATACATGACCGAAGCATTGAAATTCTGGGTGAAAGAATATGATATTGACGGCTACCGGTGTGACATCGCGAGCTTTGTCCCGATTGACTTCTGGGAGAATGTAAGAACAGAGCTTGATACCATCAAACCGGTTTTTATGCTGGCCGAAGCCGAAGACCGCGAGCTTCACCGCAAAGCGTTTGACTCCACCTATAACTGGACGCTCTGGAATATCCTTCACCAGATTGCCCTGAATGAAAGGAGCGTAAAAACACTTACGGAAGCTTATATTGCAGAACACGTCTCTATTTTTCCGAAAGAAGGCATCAGGCTGAACTTTATCGACAACCATGACAAAAATTCCTGGGAAGGTAACCCGCAAAGCAATTTCGGCGATGCACTTAATGCAGCCACAGTCTTTATGGTAATGATGGACGGGATGCCGCTTGTTTACAACGGACAGGAAGCAGGACAAAACCGTTCGCTTGAATTTTTTGAAAAAGACCCAATCCAGTGGAAGTTCCATGAAAATGAAACACTCTACACGGCCCTTTTTATGCTGAAACACAACAACCAGGCACTCTGGAACGGCGGCCACGGCGGGGAAATGGTAAGGATTATGAATGACCGGATGGATCATGTCATTTCATTCGTACGGGAGAAAAACGGCGATAAAGTAATGACCTTTATTAATTTCAGCAAAGAATCTCTGATCGTCCAGTTTGATACTTCTTTTGATATGGGCAGGTACACCAATCTTTTCACCGGAGAATACCAGGGCGTTTCCGATACCCTGATCCTGACAATGGAACCGTGGGAATATGTTGTGCTTTACCATCCGGAACAAGAAGAGCTATAG